One stretch of Cyanobacterium sp. T60_A2020_053 DNA includes these proteins:
- a CDS encoding glucose-1-phosphate adenylyltransferase — translation MKKVLGIILGGGAGTRLYPLTKLRAKPAVPLAGKYRLIDIPISNCINSEILKIYVLTQFNSASLNRHISRAYNFSGFSDGFVEVLAAQQTKESPDWFQGTADAVRQYIWLFDEWDIDEYIILSGDHLYRMDYSKFVEHHRQTGADITISVVPIDEKRADAFGLMKIDDSGRITDFSEKPKGEALKQMAVDTSILGLNAEQAQEKPYIASMGIYVFKKEVLKKLLIDNPGQTDFGKEIIPGAAKDHRIQAYLFKGYWEDIGTIEAFYDANLALTKQPQPEFSFYDENAPIYTRSRYLPPTKLLDCQVTQSIIGEGCIIKESRINHCVLGVRTRLESNCTVEDTLIMGADFYEPYSARQTKLKNGEVPVGIGSNSIVRRAIIDKNARIGCNVQIINKDRVEEANREDEGFLIRNGIVVVIKNASIADNTII, via the coding sequence GTGAAAAAAGTTCTCGGTATTATTCTAGGGGGGGGCGCTGGTACAAGATTGTATCCCCTCACCAAACTACGAGCTAAACCAGCAGTACCTTTAGCAGGAAAATATCGCCTCATTGATATTCCTATTAGTAACTGTATCAACTCAGAGATTTTAAAAATTTATGTCTTAACTCAATTTAACTCTGCTTCTTTGAATCGTCATATCAGTAGAGCTTATAATTTTTCTGGGTTTAGTGATGGTTTCGTGGAAGTATTAGCCGCCCAACAAACCAAAGAAAGCCCCGATTGGTTTCAAGGTACAGCCGATGCCGTGCGCCAATATATTTGGTTATTTGATGAATGGGATATAGATGAGTATATTATTCTCTCTGGAGATCATCTTTACCGTATGGATTATAGTAAATTTGTCGAGCATCACCGCCAGACGGGCGCTGATATTACTATTTCTGTTGTACCCATTGACGAAAAAAGAGCCGATGCTTTTGGCTTAATGAAAATTGATGATTCGGGTCGAATCACTGATTTTAGCGAAAAACCGAAAGGAGAAGCTCTCAAACAAATGGCTGTGGATACTAGCATTTTAGGGTTAAATGCTGAACAAGCCCAAGAAAAACCTTATATTGCTTCTATGGGTATTTATGTATTCAAAAAAGAAGTATTAAAAAAATTATTAATTGATAATCCCGGACAAACAGACTTTGGTAAAGAGATTATTCCGGGCGCTGCGAAAGATCATCGTATTCAAGCCTATTTATTCAAAGGATATTGGGAAGATATTGGTACTATTGAGGCGTTTTATGATGCTAACCTTGCTTTAACGAAGCAACCGCAACCAGAGTTTAGTTTTTATGATGAAAACGCTCCTATCTATACTCGCTCTCGTTATTTACCGCCGACAAAACTGTTAGATTGTCAAGTCACCCAGTCTATTATTGGCGAAGGTTGTATTATCAAAGAGTCTCGTATTAATCATTGTGTGTTGGGAGTCAGGACTCGTTTAGAAAGTAATTGTACCGTAGAAGATACTTTGATTATGGGTGCTGATTTTTATGAACCTTACAGCGCCCGTCAAACTAAACTAAAAAATGGGGAAGTACCTGTAGGCATTGGCTCTAATTCCATCGTGCGCCGGGCTATCATTGACAAAAATGCTCGTATTGGTTGTAATGTACAGATTATCAATAAAGATCGGGTAGAAGAAGCCAACAGAGAAGATGAAGGCTTTTTAATTCGTAACGGTATTGTTGTAGTCATCAAAAATGCTTCTATCGCCGATAATACTATCATTTAA